A window from Enterocloster bolteae encodes these proteins:
- the glp gene encoding gephyrin-like molybdotransferase Glp has product MLEEAQERLMKIKMKEETETVRVTEALGRVCAENIYAVMDQPPFPRSPLDGYAVRSQDTTGASKENPVRLNVIEHICAGMYPKLKIGPGEAARIMTGAPIPEGADGVIMQERTDEGSESVEIYQSVASYGNYCKEGEDTYRGALLMEKGRSIHSSHIGILSSQGIETIPVYSVPVVAIMATGDELVPVGTPLEPGKIYDSNGPLLAARIRELGMKPFLLQRGGDDTEKLAEEIRKQLTECDALITSGGVSVGVRDCMPYVAEALGADVLFHGINVKPGSPMLAMIVEGKPVFCLSGNPFAAAATFEVLVRPVLERMRGKAQWKPEILLGILKSPFPKASPCRRLVRGKIEDGKVWLPEGRHSSGMLSSMAGCNCLVDIPAGSSGLKAGEQVKVMLM; this is encoded by the coding sequence ATGTTGGAGGAGGCCCAGGAACGCCTCATGAAGATTAAGATGAAGGAAGAGACTGAAACCGTACGGGTGACAGAGGCATTGGGAAGAGTGTGCGCTGAAAATATATACGCAGTCATGGACCAGCCTCCCTTCCCGCGGTCTCCGCTGGATGGTTATGCAGTCAGAAGCCAGGACACGACAGGGGCGTCAAAGGAGAATCCGGTAAGACTGAATGTAATCGAGCACATCTGCGCTGGTATGTATCCTAAATTAAAGATAGGTCCGGGGGAGGCCGCCAGAATTATGACAGGCGCCCCTATACCGGAGGGAGCGGACGGTGTTATCATGCAGGAGCGGACTGACGAGGGAAGCGAATCGGTTGAGATATACCAATCCGTCGCATCTTATGGAAATTATTGTAAAGAAGGCGAAGATACATACAGGGGAGCACTGCTTATGGAAAAGGGAAGGTCGATACATTCTTCCCACATAGGAATCCTTTCAAGTCAGGGAATTGAGACCATACCGGTATATTCCGTGCCTGTGGTAGCCATTATGGCCACGGGGGATGAACTGGTGCCTGTGGGAACCCCTCTGGAGCCGGGAAAGATTTATGACAGCAATGGCCCCCTTCTTGCCGCCAGGATAAGGGAGCTGGGAATGAAGCCGTTTCTTCTCCAACGTGGAGGAGACGACACAGAGAAGCTGGCCGAAGAAATCAGAAAACAATTGACGGAATGCGATGCTCTGATTACCAGCGGCGGTGTATCGGTGGGTGTGCGGGACTGCATGCCTTATGTGGCAGAAGCCCTTGGAGCGGATGTGCTGTTTCACGGAATCAATGTTAAGCCGGGTTCTCCCATGCTGGCAATGATAGTGGAGGGCAAGCCTGTATTCTGCCTGTCCGGGAATCCCTTTGCGGCGGCGGCCACGTTTGAGGTTCTGGTGAGGCCGGTGCTGGAACGGATGCGCGGAAAAGCGCAGTGGAAGCCGGAGATTCTGCTTGGAATACTTAAAAGTCCATTTCCCAAGGCATCTCCCTGCAGGCGCCTGGTAAGAGGAAAGATAGAGGACGGAAAGGTATGGCTGCCTGAGGGGCGCCATTCTTCGGGCATGCTGTCCAGTATGGCCGGTTGTAACTGCCTGGTAGATATCCCGGCAGGAAGCAGCGGTTTAAAGGCGGGGGAACAGGTGAAAGTCATGCTTATGTAG
- a CDS encoding DUF554 domain-containing protein, whose protein sequence is MAGLGTIVNVAGILAGCGVGLLLKGGLPKRLQDTISSAVGLCVVFVGITGALKGLMTINGGSFETQDTLVSVVCMVAGAALGEWINIEYKLQQLGEWCKSRIPAGQVSGTFVEAFVSSSLLFCVGAMAIVGSLEDGLSHNYNTLFTKAVMDGVLSVVFTAALGIGTAFSVFPVAIYQGSITLLAGLVRPFLTDIMITRVSCIGSILIFGLGLNLVLGSKIKIGNLLPAVFLPIIACLLGF, encoded by the coding sequence ATGGCGGGATTAGGTACGATTGTTAACGTGGCCGGCATACTGGCCGGATGCGGTGTGGGGCTTTTATTGAAAGGCGGGCTGCCCAAACGGCTGCAGGATACGATTTCCAGCGCGGTGGGGCTGTGCGTGGTGTTTGTTGGCATTACGGGCGCTCTCAAAGGGCTGATGACCATAAATGGAGGCAGCTTTGAGACACAGGACACGCTGGTGAGTGTGGTGTGCATGGTGGCGGGCGCTGCCCTGGGTGAATGGATTAATATTGAGTACAAGCTGCAGCAGCTGGGGGAGTGGTGCAAATCCAGGATTCCCGCAGGACAGGTATCAGGGACTTTTGTGGAGGCCTTTGTCAGCAGCTCCCTGCTGTTTTGTGTGGGGGCCATGGCCATTGTGGGTTCCCTGGAGGACGGTTTAAGCCATAATTATAATACTTTGTTTACCAAGGCGGTGATGGATGGAGTTTTGTCTGTGGTGTTTACAGCAGCACTTGGCATAGGAACTGCATTTTCCGTTTTCCCCGTGGCCATCTATCAGGGGAGTATTACCCTGCTGGCAGGGCTGGTGAGGCCATTTCTTACGGATATCATGATAACCAGGGTATCCTGCATTGGTTCCATACTGATTTTCGGTCTGGGCCTGAATCTGGTCCTTGGAAGCAAGATAAAGATAGGAAACCTGCTGCCGGCTGTTTTTTTGCCAATCATTGCCTGCCTGTTGGGTTTTTAG
- a CDS encoding aminotransferase class I/II-fold pyridoxal phosphate-dependent enzyme, whose protein sequence is MKFAKRMDRFGEGIFSKLAEIKKEKTAKGEEIIDLSIGAPNIPPAPHIMEALCRAAAEPSNYVYAISDRREMLEAAGGWYQTRYGVELDPETEICSLLGSQEGLAHIALSIVDEGDVVLVPDPCYPVFGDGPQIAGARLHYMPQRKENGYIIRLDEIPEDVARKAKLMVVSYPNNPTTAMAPDSFYEELIAFARKYDIIVLHDNAYSDLIFDGKACGSFLRFPGAKEIGVEFNSLSKTYGLAGARIGFCLGNSQVVSRLKLLKSNMDYGMFLPVQAAAIAAITGDQSCVQATRKAYETRRNIMCDGFTSIGWKMERPEATMFVWAAIPEHYTSSEAFVMELVERAGVMVTPGSAFGPSGEGYVRLALVQDEEMLNKAIKAVRESGVLTAEGKR, encoded by the coding sequence ATGAAATTTGCAAAAAGGATGGACCGTTTTGGAGAGGGGATTTTTTCAAAACTGGCTGAAATTAAAAAGGAAAAGACTGCAAAGGGAGAGGAGATTATCGATCTCAGCATAGGAGCGCCTAACATACCGCCCGCGCCTCATATTATGGAGGCATTGTGCAGGGCCGCCGCAGAGCCGTCCAACTATGTGTATGCCATCAGTGACAGAAGGGAGATGCTGGAGGCGGCCGGCGGATGGTATCAAACCCGGTATGGGGTGGAGCTGGACCCTGAGACAGAGATTTGCTCCCTGCTGGGGTCCCAGGAGGGACTGGCCCATATTGCGCTGTCCATCGTGGACGAGGGGGATGTGGTGCTTGTGCCGGACCCCTGTTATCCTGTATTTGGTGACGGTCCGCAGATAGCCGGTGCCAGGCTTCACTACATGCCTCAGAGGAAGGAAAATGGATATATTATCCGTCTGGACGAGATTCCCGAGGACGTGGCCAGGAAGGCCAAACTTATGGTGGTGTCCTATCCTAATAATCCAACCACGGCCATGGCGCCGGATTCATTTTATGAAGAACTCATAGCCTTTGCCAGGAAATATGACATCATTGTGCTTCACGACAATGCCTACAGCGACTTGATTTTTGATGGAAAAGCATGCGGAAGCTTTCTGCGGTTTCCGGGGGCAAAGGAGATCGGCGTGGAATTTAATTCCCTGTCAAAGACATACGGTCTGGCCGGAGCCAGAATCGGATTCTGCCTTGGCAATTCCCAGGTGGTGTCCCGTCTGAAGCTGCTTAAATCCAACATGGACTACGGCATGTTCCTTCCGGTCCAGGCTGCCGCCATTGCGGCGATTACAGGGGACCAGTCCTGTGTACAGGCTACAAGGAAGGCCTATGAGACGCGCAGAAATATTATGTGCGACGGGTTTACATCCATTGGATGGAAGATGGAACGGCCGGAGGCCACCATGTTTGTGTGGGCCGCTATTCCGGAACATTATACCAGCTCAGAGGCATTTGTCATGGAACTGGTAGAGCGGGCAGGAGTAATGGTTACCCCAGGCAGCGCGTTTGGTCCGTCCGGCGAGGGATATGTGCGCCTGGCCCTGGTCCAGGATGAGGAAATGCTTAATAAGGCTATAAAAGCTGTCAGAGAAAGCGGCGTCCTGACCGCAGAAGGGAAACGGTAG
- a CDS encoding VanZ family protein: MPDERNRPVLKRPALKRSVMNRPALNRWHVVILVYICFIYGNSLTPATISSQESGFLLDKFRGAMISLGWEHLWLTEHIVRKTAHFAEYAVLGGLMVKACGGNGRYRIFNRDVLMMIFMVPFVDETIQLFVAGRSGQISDVWLDMSGAAAGMAITVGALCCLRRKKERARQGGRE; the protein is encoded by the coding sequence ATGCCAGATGAGAGGAACCGGCCTGTATTAAAGCGGCCTGCATTGAAGCGGTCTGTAATGAACCGGCCCGCATTGAACCGGTGGCATGTGGTGATACTGGTCTATATATGCTTCATATACGGTAATTCCCTGACACCGGCCACTATCTCTTCCCAGGAAAGCGGCTTTCTTTTGGATAAATTCCGGGGAGCCATGATATCCCTGGGCTGGGAGCATCTGTGGCTGACAGAGCACATTGTCAGAAAAACAGCCCATTTTGCAGAGTATGCGGTGCTGGGAGGATTGATGGTCAAGGCCTGCGGGGGAAATGGAAGATACAGGATATTTAACAGGGATGTACTGATGATGATTTTTATGGTTCCCTTTGTGGATGAGACGATTCAGCTCTTTGTGGCAGGGCGGTCCGGCCAGATAAGCGATGTATGGCTGGATATGAGCGGAGCAGCCGCGGGGATGGCGATTACCGTGGGGGCGCTGTGTTGTCTGCGCAGGAAAAAAGAAAGGGCAAGGCAGGGAGGCAGAGAATGA
- the truA gene encoding tRNA pseudouridine(38-40) synthase TruA, whose protein sequence is MNIGVWLSYDGTRYDGWQKQGNTDRTIQGKLEAVLEKLEGSPVEVHGSGRTDAGVHAESQVANFHLAKNMTPDEIMRYMNRYLPEDIAVTRACVMPERFHSRLNALRKTYRYQIETAPKKNVFERYYYYGLGQDLDVGKMEQAAAILTGTHDYKSFCGNKKMKKSTIRTIESICFYRMGSRIHISFTGNGFLQQMVRILSGTLIEVGTGKRKPEEMAAILEAGDRSMAGFTAPPEGLFLEKVEYGDLI, encoded by the coding sequence ATGAATATAGGAGTGTGGCTGTCCTATGACGGCACCAGATACGACGGCTGGCAGAAGCAGGGAAATACAGACAGGACCATCCAGGGCAAGCTGGAGGCGGTTCTGGAAAAGCTGGAAGGCAGTCCGGTGGAGGTCCACGGTTCAGGACGGACAGACGCGGGGGTCCACGCAGAAAGTCAGGTGGCTAATTTCCATTTGGCGAAGAACATGACCCCGGACGAGATTATGAGGTATATGAACCGGTACCTGCCGGAGGACATTGCCGTTACAAGGGCCTGCGTGATGCCGGAACGGTTTCACAGCCGTTTGAATGCGTTGAGGAAAACATACCGCTACCAGATAGAGACAGCTCCCAAAAAGAATGTGTTTGAGCGTTATTATTACTATGGCTTGGGGCAGGATCTGGATGTGGGAAAGATGGAACAGGCAGCGGCCATTCTCACGGGAACCCATGATTATAAAAGCTTCTGCGGCAATAAGAAAATGAAGAAATCAACAATCCGCACCATTGAATCCATCTGCTTTTACCGGATGGGAAGCAGAATCCATATATCCTTTACGGGCAATGGGTTTTTGCAGCAGATGGTACGGATTTTATCAGGCACCCTTATAGAGGTGGGGACGGGTAAACGAAAACCGGAGGAAATGGCAGCTATTCTGGAGGCCGGGGACCGTTCTATGGCTGGTTTTACCGCCCCGCCTGAAGGGTTATTCCTGGAAAAAGTGGAGTATGGTGATTTGATATGA
- a CDS encoding cation diffusion facilitator family transporter yields the protein MTGFLVKRFVKDHDNVEDVRVRTAYGTLTSMVGIGCNLLLFVSKLCIGILVHSISVMADAFNNLSDAASSIIGFVGVKMAEKPADDDHPFGHGRIEYIAAFIVAFLVIQVGFSLFKTSFGKVLHPEDMSFRWISILILFMSVAIKLWLSCFNKKLGKRINSKVMLATSADALGDVVTTSATICSIGIYGAFGFNVDGIVGLIVSVVVMIAGVNIAKDTLAPLIGEAIDPEIYDKISSFVESFDGIVGSHDLIVHNYGPSRSMASIHAEVPNDCDVERTHEIIDRIEREAMRRMGILLVIHMDPVETHDERVVEFKELVTSVLDGIDSRLTFHDFRMVDGVERINLIFDLVVPREYKPSVLGKLKARITEDVAKKDRRCCCVITMENSFISESRE from the coding sequence ATGACTGGATTTTTAGTGAAACGATTTGTTAAAGATCATGACAATGTGGAGGATGTACGTGTAAGGACGGCTTATGGGACACTGACCAGCATGGTGGGAATCGGCTGTAACCTGCTTCTTTTTGTATCCAAGCTTTGTATCGGCATCCTGGTGCACAGTATATCTGTTATGGCGGATGCGTTTAATAATCTGTCGGATGCGGCTTCCTCCATTATTGGATTCGTGGGAGTCAAAATGGCGGAAAAACCTGCGGATGACGACCATCCCTTTGGTCACGGCAGAATAGAATATATCGCAGCTTTTATCGTGGCATTCCTGGTCATACAGGTGGGCTTTTCCCTGTTTAAGACCTCCTTTGGCAAGGTACTGCATCCTGAGGATATGAGCTTTCGGTGGATATCCATACTGATACTTTTTATGTCTGTGGCCATTAAGCTGTGGCTTTCCTGTTTTAATAAAAAGCTGGGAAAGCGTATCAATTCCAAGGTGATGCTGGCCACCTCGGCAGACGCGCTGGGCGATGTGGTCACTACTTCCGCTACCATATGCTCCATCGGAATATACGGGGCATTTGGATTCAATGTGGACGGTATTGTGGGACTCATCGTGTCTGTGGTGGTAATGATCGCAGGCGTGAACATAGCCAAGGATACCCTGGCGCCCCTGATTGGGGAAGCCATTGACCCTGAGATTTATGACAAAATATCAAGCTTTGTGGAGAGCTTTGACGGAATTGTGGGCAGTCATGATTTGATTGTACATAATTACGGCCCTTCGCGAAGCATGGCATCCATTCATGCAGAGGTGCCCAATGACTGCGACGTGGAGCGCACACATGAAATCATTGACCGCATTGAGCGGGAGGCCATGAGGCGGATGGGAATTCTGCTGGTTATCCATATGGACCCGGTGGAGACCCACGACGAGAGGGTAGTAGAGTTTAAGGAGTTAGTGACGTCTGTTCTGGACGGAATAGACAGCAGGCTTACGTTCCACGACTTCAGGATGGTGGACGGCGTGGAGCGCATCAACCTGATCTTTGATTTAGTGGTTCCCAGGGAATATAAGCCATCGGTTCTGGGTAAACTGAAAGCAAGGATCACTGAGGACGTGGCGAAAAAAGACAGGCGCTGCTGCTGCGTCATAACCATGGA